From a region of the Rhipicephalus microplus isolate Deutch F79 chromosome X, USDA_Rmic, whole genome shotgun sequence genome:
- the LOC119162082 gene encoding neuropeptide SIFamide receptor translates to MAISIDRYYAICYPMKRQISLRTCRVVIAIIWAFSLTITLPWTFFFRLMPMLSDSETTLQVCREDWPTEGMGVLYFIVANLVLCYLLPLCVITLCYVFIWLKVWRRRPPGETHDFGVENIIQRSKIKVAKMLLVVVVVFAISWLPLYAIFARLKMGEPLADGSLEQSLIEVAAPVAQWLGASNSCINPILYAFFNSKFRMGFKAILFRCNCCSCCSDSADGVRRRSAPSVARHELSCNRPSSVRTSQAVAHRKDSRLSNVF, encoded by the coding sequence ATACTACGCCATCTGCTACCCTATGAAGCGACAAATCAGCCTGCGCACGTGCCGCGTCGTCATCGCCATCATCTGGGCGTTCAGcttgacgataacgctgccatGGACCTTTTTCTTCCGACTGATGCCCATGCTGAGTGACAGCGAGACCACGCTGCAGGTGTGCCGCGAGGACTGGCCCACCGAGGGAATGGGCGTGCTGTACTTCATCGTGGCCAACCTGGTGCTCTGCTACCTGCTGCCGCTGTGCGTCATCACGCTTTGCTATGTGTTCATCTGGCTCAAGGTGTGGCGCCGCCGTCCACCGGGTGAGACGCATGACTTCGGCGTGGAGAATATCATACAGCGCTCCAAGATCAAAGTGGCCAAAATGCTGCTCGTCGTGGTCGTGGTGTTCGCCATTTCGTGGCTTCCCCTGTACGCCATCTTCGCGAGGCTCAAGATGGGCGAGCCACTGGCCGATGGAAGCCTCGAGCAGTCGCTCATCGAGGTGGCCGCTCCGGTCGCCCAGTGGCTAGGTGCCTCCAACAGCTGCATCAACCCCATCCTGTACGCGTTCTTCAATAGCAAGTTCCGCATGGGCTTCAAGGCGATCCTTTTCCGTTGCaactgctgcagctgctgctccGACAGCGCTGATGGTGTGCGTCGGCGCTCGGCGCCCAGTGTGGCGCGCCACGAGCTCTCCTGCAACCGGCCTTCGAGCGTGAGGACTTCCCAGGCTGTAGCGCACAGGAAGGATTCACGCCTTTCTAATGTATTCTGA